In one window of Opitutus sp. GAS368 DNA:
- a CDS encoding NCS2 family permease — protein sequence MLNRLYKLDQSGTTVGRELQAGATTFAAMAYILAVNPAILSAAGMPQAALITVTALTAAVSTLLMGFLTNYPLALAPGMGINAYFAFTVCLGLGVSWQSALGLVFVNGCIFLALSVTGVREKIIAAIPHQLKLAITCGIGLFIAFIGLKNGGIVVSSPATFVTHGDFGTPAVLLCFGGILLTAVLIARRIPGAIILSILAVTLLGLFVSNGKGGTVTTMPGSLFSLPASPMPTMFQLNFDLLLHDFAKALPIILTLLLVDMFDNIGTLIGVTQRAGLLDKDGKLPKAGRALVADSIAAILSSLFGTSTVVSYIESASGVEAGGRTGLTGATTAVLFLFALFLTPVILAIPAAATAPALVIVGIFMFQSVAQLKLDDFAETAPAFLIIAGIPLSFSIAEGIGLGLIAYAVLRLATGRAKQTSPLTYVLALIFSLHLLRAIVARLF from the coding sequence TTGCTTAACCGCCTCTACAAACTCGACCAGTCCGGCACCACCGTCGGCCGCGAACTCCAGGCCGGCGCCACGACCTTCGCGGCGATGGCCTACATCCTCGCGGTCAATCCCGCGATCCTGTCCGCCGCCGGCATGCCGCAGGCCGCGCTCATCACCGTCACGGCGCTGACCGCCGCCGTCAGCACCCTGTTGATGGGCTTCCTGACGAATTACCCGCTGGCCCTCGCCCCGGGCATGGGGATCAACGCCTACTTCGCCTTCACCGTCTGCCTTGGCCTGGGCGTCTCCTGGCAGTCCGCCCTCGGCCTCGTCTTCGTCAACGGCTGCATCTTCCTCGCGTTGTCGGTCACCGGCGTGCGCGAGAAGATCATCGCAGCCATCCCGCACCAGCTGAAGCTGGCCATCACCTGCGGCATCGGCCTCTTCATCGCGTTCATCGGCCTGAAGAATGGCGGCATCGTCGTCTCCAGTCCCGCCACGTTTGTCACGCATGGTGATTTCGGCACGCCGGCCGTGCTGCTCTGCTTCGGTGGCATCCTGCTCACGGCTGTGCTGATCGCCCGCCGCATCCCCGGCGCCATCATCCTGTCCATCCTGGCCGTCACGCTCCTTGGCCTGTTCGTCTCCAACGGCAAGGGCGGCACCGTCACCACCATGCCGGGGTCGCTGTTTTCCCTGCCCGCCTCGCCCATGCCGACGATGTTCCAGTTGAACTTCGACCTGCTGCTGCACGACTTCGCCAAGGCCCTGCCCATCATCCTCACCCTGCTGCTCGTCGATATGTTCGACAACATCGGCACGCTGATCGGCGTCACCCAGCGCGCCGGCCTGCTGGACAAGGACGGCAAGCTGCCCAAGGCCGGCCGCGCGCTCGTGGCCGACTCCATCGCCGCCATCCTGAGCTCACTCTTCGGCACCTCGACGGTCGTCAGCTACATCGAGTCCGCCTCGGGCGTCGAGGCGGGCGGGCGCACCGGGTTGACCGGTGCCACGACCGCGGTCCTCTTCCTCTTCGCCCTCTTCCTGACCCCGGTGATCCTCGCCATTCCCGCCGCGGCCACGGCCCCGGCGCTCGTCATCGTCGGCATCTTCATGTTCCAGTCCGTCGCCCAGCTGAAGCTCGACGACTTCGCCGAGACGGCGCCGGCCTTCCTGATCATCGCCGGCATCCCGCTCAGCTTCAGCATCGCCGAGGGCATCGGCCTCGGCCTGATCGCCTACGCGGTCCTCCGCCTCGCCACCGGCCGGGCCAAGCAGACCTCGCCCCTGACCTACGTCCTGGCCCTCATCTTCAGCCTGCACCTGCTGCGCGCCATCGTCGCCCGCCTGTTCTGA
- a CDS encoding adenosine deaminase, whose protein sequence is MRHLALLSILTLAAHAVPFADRFEEIKKTAKPAELYTFLYALPKGGDLHNHSGSERPEWIYAICTDPARNGGETFYTRARFAAAPDAIAPAQRFYNIRQHTYDGLTPEVRKEYVRLTDLTPEERAAWCNSLRLDAPGEGRDEFFSNIWPRRGDIENCLPVVTESLVENIKAFGAEHLAYLETQFSVGGVRANDGSVIPIEDAVAFVRRRLAQPDVANSGVTVRFQKAILRFLPGSEQHLARAYEFVDAHRDLWVGLNMVGIEENGHGYPARFLEAFRALRVRYPTLALSIHAGEMDGNDSHIRDTLLLGASRIGHGVNILKDPDTLLLLQQTRRVLIEINLISNRLLEYTPDLAKHPFPELLRTGVPVCLNTDDRGMFDSNLTDEYYTAVTTYNLSWDEIVQLGRNSLTFSFVQPDVKARLLADYDRAVAAFEAKFTPPDSLSQLAAVKPVTYGYAKRNWGFPFAQ, encoded by the coding sequence ATGCGACACCTCGCCCTCCTGTCCATCCTGACTCTCGCGGCCCACGCGGTTCCGTTCGCCGACCGTTTCGAGGAGATCAAGAAGACCGCCAAGCCGGCGGAGCTCTACACGTTCCTCTACGCATTGCCCAAGGGCGGTGATCTTCACAACCACAGCGGCTCCGAGCGCCCCGAGTGGATCTACGCCATCTGCACCGACCCGGCGCGTAACGGTGGCGAGACCTTCTACACCCGCGCCCGCTTCGCCGCCGCGCCTGACGCCATCGCGCCCGCCCAGCGGTTCTACAACATCCGCCAGCATACCTACGACGGGCTGACCCCCGAAGTGCGCAAGGAATACGTCAGGCTCACCGACCTCACTCCCGAGGAACGCGCCGCCTGGTGCAACAGCCTCCGCCTCGACGCCCCGGGCGAGGGCCGCGACGAATTCTTCAGCAATATCTGGCCGCGCCGCGGGGACATCGAAAACTGTCTGCCGGTCGTCACCGAGTCACTCGTCGAGAACATCAAGGCGTTCGGCGCCGAGCACCTCGCCTATCTCGAGACCCAGTTCAGCGTTGGCGGAGTCCGGGCCAACGACGGCAGCGTGATTCCCATCGAAGACGCGGTCGCCTTCGTCCGGCGCCGGCTGGCCCAGCCCGATGTCGCCAACAGCGGCGTGACCGTGCGCTTTCAAAAGGCCATCCTGCGCTTCCTGCCCGGCTCCGAGCAGCATCTTGCCCGGGCCTACGAGTTCGTCGACGCCCACCGCGACCTCTGGGTCGGCCTCAACATGGTCGGCATCGAGGAAAACGGCCACGGCTATCCTGCGCGCTTCCTCGAGGCCTTCCGGGCCCTCCGTGTCCGCTACCCGACCCTGGCGCTGTCGATCCACGCGGGCGAGATGGACGGCAACGACTCGCACATCCGCGACACGCTCCTCCTCGGTGCCAGCCGCATCGGCCATGGCGTGAACATCCTCAAGGATCCGGACACCCTGCTCCTGCTCCAGCAGACCCGCCGCGTGTTGATCGAGATCAACCTGATTTCCAACCGGCTCCTCGAATACACGCCCGACCTCGCGAAGCATCCCTTCCCGGAATTGCTCCGCACCGGCGTGCCGGTCTGCCTCAACACCGACGACCGCGGCATGTTCGACAGCAATTTGACCGACGAATATTACACCGCCGTGACCACCTACAACCTGTCTTGGGACGAGATTGTCCAGCTCGGCCGCAACTCGCTCACCTTCTCGTTCGTCCAGCCCGACGTGAAGGCAAGGCTGTTGGCGGACTACGACCGGGCCGTGGCCGCGTTCGAGGCGAAATTCACGCCGCCGGACTCGCTCAGCCAGCTCGCAGCGGTCAAGCCGGTCACCTACGGCTACGCGAAGCGCAACTGGGGCTTCCCTTTCGCGCAATAA
- a CDS encoding universal stress protein, with translation MYTKILVALENGPADGHLLPHICQLARQVNAELLLLHVADGWAARNFEQLKLAESDEMRADSEYLESTAERLRLGGLRVDTLLALGNPPTEIVKIAASSHCDLIALASHGHKLIGDLLHGSTIDKVRHNTTIPLLVVCASRAATKPPF, from the coding sequence ATGTATACCAAGATCCTGGTCGCCCTCGAGAACGGCCCGGCCGACGGGCACCTGCTGCCCCATATCTGCCAGCTGGCGCGCCAGGTCAACGCGGAGCTGCTGCTGCTGCACGTCGCCGACGGCTGGGCCGCGCGCAACTTCGAACAGCTCAAGCTCGCCGAGTCCGATGAGATGCGCGCCGACAGCGAATACCTTGAAAGCACCGCCGAGCGGCTCCGCCTCGGCGGCCTGCGCGTCGACACGCTGCTGGCGCTGGGCAATCCACCGACCGAGATTGTCAAGATTGCCGCGAGCTCCCACTGCGACCTCATCGCGCTGGCCTCGCACGGCCACAAACTCATCGGCGACCTGCTGCACGGCAGCACGATCGACAAGGTGCGGCACAACACGACCATTCCGCTCCTCGTGGTCTGTGCGTCGCGGGCGGCGACCAAGCCGCCCTTTTAG
- a CDS encoding Nramp family divalent metal transporter, whose protein sequence is MSEATSKPPGAEPGWRHARVALSLPESHGSVAVPVTAGFWRKVLAFSGPGFLVAVGYMDPGNWATDLAGGAKFGYTLLSVIMVSNLMAILLQHLSIKLGVATGRDLAQACRDHYSKPTVWFLYILCEAAIAACDLAEVVGSAIGLQLLFGIPLMWGCVITAFDVMIVLLLQHRGFRYIEALVITLILTIGGCFAVELFVAQPDLGGVFRGFIPRLEILRNSEMLYVAIGILGATVMPHNLYLHSSIIQTRKFAQNPAGKREAIKFGTIDSTFALMFALFINGAILVLAAAAFHGNGHEQVGEIQEAFHLLDGVLGVTFASTLFALALLASGQNSTLTGTLAGQIVMEGFLNIRLRPWLRRLITRAIAIVPALVVIGCFGESKSTQLLLASQVCLSMQLGFACWPLMRFTGEKAKMGEFVNPWWIKLLGWTVTLVIIGLNVKLLLDIAGVTGGN, encoded by the coding sequence ATGAGTGAAGCCACTTCCAAGCCCCCCGGAGCAGAGCCGGGCTGGCGGCACGCCCGGGTGGCGCTGAGCCTGCCGGAGTCGCACGGCAGCGTGGCCGTGCCCGTCACCGCCGGCTTCTGGCGCAAGGTGCTGGCATTCTCCGGGCCGGGTTTTTTGGTGGCGGTGGGTTACATGGATCCCGGCAATTGGGCCACCGACCTCGCGGGCGGGGCGAAATTCGGCTACACCCTGCTGTCCGTCATCATGGTTTCGAACCTGATGGCCATCCTCCTGCAGCACCTGAGCATCAAGCTCGGGGTCGCCACCGGGCGGGATCTGGCGCAGGCCTGCCGCGACCACTATTCCAAACCCACGGTGTGGTTCCTTTATATACTCTGTGAAGCCGCCATTGCGGCCTGCGATCTGGCGGAGGTCGTCGGATCGGCCATCGGGTTGCAACTCCTGTTCGGCATCCCGCTGATGTGGGGCTGCGTGATCACGGCGTTCGACGTCATGATCGTGCTGCTGCTCCAGCACCGCGGATTCCGCTACATCGAGGCGTTGGTCATCACGCTGATCCTCACCATCGGCGGCTGCTTTGCGGTCGAGCTGTTTGTCGCCCAGCCCGACCTCGGCGGAGTTTTCCGCGGTTTCATTCCGCGGCTGGAAATCCTCCGCAACTCGGAGATGCTCTACGTGGCGATCGGCATCCTCGGGGCGACGGTCATGCCGCACAACCTCTACCTGCACTCGTCGATCATCCAGACACGGAAATTCGCGCAGAACCCGGCCGGCAAGCGCGAGGCGATCAAGTTCGGGACCATCGACTCGACCTTCGCGCTCATGTTTGCGCTCTTCATCAACGGGGCGATCCTCGTGCTCGCCGCCGCGGCGTTCCACGGCAACGGCCACGAGCAGGTCGGTGAGATTCAGGAGGCCTTCCATCTGCTCGACGGGGTGCTCGGGGTGACGTTCGCGAGCACCCTTTTCGCCCTGGCCCTGCTGGCCTCCGGTCAGAACTCGACGCTGACCGGCACGCTCGCCGGTCAGATTGTCATGGAGGGATTCCTGAACATCCGCCTGCGGCCCTGGCTGCGCCGGCTGATCACCCGGGCCATCGCCATCGTGCCCGCCTTGGTGGTCATCGGCTGCTTTGGCGAGAGCAAGAGCACGCAACTGCTGCTCGCCAGCCAGGTCTGCCTGAGCATGCAGCTGGGTTTCGCCTGCTGGCCGTTGATGCGCTTCACGGGGGAGAAGGCCAAGATGGGCGAATTCGTCAACCCGTGGTGGATAAAACTGCTCGGCTGGACGGTCACTTTGGTTATCATCGGCCTCAACGTGAAACTGCTGCTGGACATCGCCGGCGTGACCGGGGGGAACTGA
- a CDS encoding transporter, producing the protein MYQFLRTTGLLLLLAVMARAQITETPVTVQPGRFLLRMNAIAVTVDRESGRNYTGFGAATTFLTTGLTSSWDVQAGAEVFVSQKYVAGTFTDRRSGIGDVYFRTKWRFYESPDNYTTIALLPFVKLPTNSGGVGNHAMEGGLIVPLHTELAGGFSLDAMGEVDFLRNAAATGYDNKLFGSVAVKRSILKAIEVYGEATMGKSTGGLPWAGTVGLGATLHVSADTWWDYAIYRGAADWNHVLRFNYGF; encoded by the coding sequence ATGTATCAATTCCTACGGACGACGGGACTGTTGCTGTTGCTCGCCGTCATGGCGCGCGCCCAGATCACCGAGACGCCGGTGACGGTGCAGCCGGGGCGCTTCCTGCTCAGGATGAACGCCATTGCGGTGACCGTCGACCGGGAGTCGGGCCGGAACTATACGGGTTTCGGCGCCGCCACGACGTTCCTGACGACGGGCCTGACCTCCAGCTGGGACGTGCAGGCCGGGGCGGAGGTTTTCGTCAGCCAGAAATATGTGGCCGGCACCTTCACCGACCGCCGGAGCGGCATCGGCGACGTGTATTTCCGCACCAAGTGGCGGTTCTACGAGTCGCCGGATAATTACACCACGATTGCCCTGCTGCCCTTCGTGAAGCTGCCCACGAATTCGGGTGGCGTCGGCAACCACGCCATGGAGGGCGGCCTCATCGTGCCGCTGCACACCGAACTGGCCGGCGGCTTCAGCCTCGACGCGATGGGCGAGGTGGATTTCCTGCGGAACGCCGCCGCCACCGGCTATGACAACAAGTTGTTCGGCTCGGTGGCGGTGAAACGCTCGATCCTGAAGGCGATTGAGGTCTACGGCGAGGCGACCATGGGCAAATCCACCGGCGGTCTGCCGTGGGCGGGGACCGTCGGTCTGGGCGCGACCCTGCACGTTTCGGCAGATACTTGGTGGGATTATGCCATCTATCGCGGTGCGGCGGACTGGAACCACGTGCTGCGCTTCAATTATGGCTTCTGA
- the mntR gene encoding manganese-binding transcriptional regulator MntR, translated as MKKAVRSAAKPVRPSALQAESLRQTRREHAAETAEDYVEAIADLAAAQGEARVVDLARRLGVTHVTVNRTLVRLQRERLVSVQPYRAIFLTPAGRKLAEECQHRHSVVVAFLRSLGIPEKTAEIDAEGIEHHVSPETLAAFARQTAR; from the coding sequence GTGAAAAAAGCCGTCCGCTCCGCCGCCAAGCCCGTGCGCCCCTCCGCCCTCCAGGCCGAGAGCCTGCGCCAGACGCGGCGCGAGCATGCGGCGGAGACCGCCGAGGACTATGTGGAGGCCATCGCCGACCTGGCGGCCGCCCAGGGCGAGGCCCGCGTCGTGGACCTGGCCCGGCGGCTGGGCGTGACGCATGTGACGGTCAACCGCACCCTCGTTCGCCTGCAGCGCGAGCGCCTGGTCTCGGTCCAGCCCTACCGGGCCATCTTCCTGACCCCCGCCGGCCGCAAGCTCGCCGAGGAGTGCCAGCATCGCCACAGCGTCGTCGTCGCCTTCCTGCGGTCGCTCGGGATCCCGGAAAAGACCGCCGAAATCGACGCCGAGGGCATCGAGCATCACGTCAGCCCCGAGACGCTGGCCGCCTTTGCCCGGCAGACGGCAAGGTAG
- a CDS encoding iron ABC transporter permease, producing the protein MSKNFARLVFTLTLLFFCAFFLWPILQILKGGFIDADGKLTFAYLASLLTDPIYLGGLANSFLLALTTTIFALLIALPLAFVSDRFLFPGKGFLGSLILVPMILPPFVGAIGIKQILGQYGALNALIINLGLRPEGWTFDWLGANQFLGIALVNAFSLYPIIYLNAVAALANIDPAMEEAAENLGCTGLRRFFKITLPLIKSGLFAGGTIVFIWAFTDLGVALIFDYDRVTSVQIFYGLKDIGGNPFPYALVAVMLFSSVVFYGLGKGLFGRDAYAMMAKATSSGGPQGLSRGRAWICTALFAGITFIAVLPHLGVVLVAFSSDWYASVLPKNFNLHNFEIALGHDLTVPAIANSLKYASLATVIDLVLGIALAYVIVRSKIRGRQILDFLAMMPLAVPGLVLAFGYLAMSQDGKFFSFINPVRDPTVLLIIAYSVRRLPYVVRSAAAGFQQTSETLEEAAQNLGCPPLKAVFKITLPLIVANLIAGGLLAFSFAMLEVSDSLILAQKQLYYPITKAIYELFQLLGDGKFIASALGVWAMAFLGITIAGMTILLGKKLGAIFRV; encoded by the coding sequence ATGTCGAAGAACTTCGCGCGCCTGGTCTTCACCCTCACGCTCCTGTTTTTCTGCGCCTTCTTCCTGTGGCCGATCCTGCAGATCCTGAAGGGCGGGTTCATCGACGCCGACGGCAAGCTGACCTTCGCCTACCTTGCCTCGTTGCTGACTGACCCGATCTACCTCGGCGGCCTGGCCAATTCCTTCCTGCTGGCGCTGACGACCACGATTTTCGCCCTGCTCATCGCGCTGCCGCTGGCGTTCGTGTCCGACCGCTTCCTTTTTCCGGGCAAGGGCTTCCTCGGCTCGCTCATCCTCGTGCCCATGATCCTGCCGCCCTTCGTCGGCGCCATCGGCATCAAGCAGATCCTCGGGCAATATGGCGCGCTGAACGCCCTCATCATCAACCTCGGCCTGCGGCCGGAAGGCTGGACCTTCGACTGGCTCGGGGCGAACCAGTTTCTCGGCATCGCGCTCGTCAACGCCTTCAGCCTCTACCCCATCATCTACCTGAACGCCGTCGCGGCGCTCGCCAACATCGACCCCGCCATGGAGGAGGCGGCCGAGAACCTCGGCTGCACCGGCCTGCGCCGCTTCTTCAAGATCACGCTGCCGCTCATCAAAAGCGGCCTCTTCGCCGGCGGCACCATCGTGTTCATCTGGGCCTTCACCGACCTCGGCGTCGCGCTGATTTTCGACTACGACCGCGTGACCTCGGTGCAGATCTTCTACGGCCTGAAGGACATCGGCGGCAACCCGTTCCCCTACGCGCTCGTGGCGGTCATGCTGTTCAGTTCGGTCGTGTTCTACGGGCTCGGCAAGGGCCTGTTCGGCCGGGACGCCTACGCCATGATGGCCAAGGCCACGTCCTCCGGCGGCCCGCAGGGGCTCTCGCGCGGCCGGGCCTGGATCTGCACCGCGCTGTTCGCCGGCATCACCTTCATCGCCGTGCTGCCGCACCTCGGCGTGGTGCTCGTGGCGTTCTCCAGCGACTGGTATGCGAGCGTGCTGCCGAAAAATTTCAACCTGCACAACTTCGAGATCGCCCTGGGCCACGACCTCACGGTGCCGGCCATCGCCAACAGCCTCAAATACGCGAGCCTCGCGACCGTCATCGATCTCGTACTCGGTATCGCGCTGGCCTACGTGATCGTCCGCTCGAAGATCCGCGGCCGGCAGATCCTCGACTTCCTCGCCATGATGCCGCTCGCCGTGCCGGGCCTCGTGCTGGCCTTCGGCTACCTCGCCATGAGCCAAGACGGGAAATTCTTTTCGTTCATCAATCCCGTGCGCGACCCGACGGTGCTGCTCATCATCGCCTACTCGGTGCGCCGCCTGCCCTACGTCGTCCGCTCGGCCGCCGCCGGCTTCCAGCAGACCAGCGAGACGCTCGAGGAGGCCGCGCAGAACCTCGGCTGCCCCCCGCTCAAGGCCGTCTTCAAGATCACGCTGCCGCTCATCGTCGCCAACCTCATCGCCGGCGGCCTGCTGGCGTTCTCCTTCGCCATGCTCGAGGTGTCCGACTCGCTCATCCTCGCGCAGAAGCAGCTGTATTATCCGATCACCAAGGCCATCTACGAACTGTTCCAGCTGCTCGGCGACGGCAAGTTCATCGCCTCGGCCCTCGGCGTGTGGGCCATGGCCTTCCTCGGCATCACCATCGCCGGCATGACCATCCTGCTCGGCAAGAAGCTCGGGGCGATCTTCCGGGTTTAA
- a CDS encoding energy transducer TonB — MVLIAPLSLLGTTNQETFKQLGLTRFAEPVFPEAVKFDGVAEGHVTIALSRDAAGKPADILVLEATHPGLAEAAVEAVRMWRFQPSNNPDDLKSHTLRIGFKLQGIVVFPFGKDPAQAAQSETGGFRLTEPVKVPQMQALAQAPKALTQPMPAYPATLRARAVDGTVAVRFYVDEDGRVRLPEVIEATTPEFADAALAAVSQWRYEPPQDGGRRIVASEHWQFQFKANN; from the coding sequence GTGGTGCTCATTGCGCCGCTGTCGCTCCTCGGGACGACGAATCAGGAGACCTTCAAGCAACTCGGACTGACGCGTTTCGCCGAACCCGTGTTCCCCGAGGCGGTCAAGTTCGACGGCGTGGCGGAAGGACACGTCACAATCGCCCTCAGCCGCGACGCAGCCGGCAAGCCGGCTGACATCCTGGTGCTCGAAGCCACGCATCCGGGCCTGGCCGAGGCGGCCGTCGAGGCCGTGCGCATGTGGCGCTTCCAGCCCTCGAACAACCCGGACGATCTCAAGAGCCACACCCTGCGCATCGGTTTCAAGCTGCAGGGCATCGTGGTCTTTCCCTTCGGCAAGGACCCGGCGCAGGCGGCGCAGTCCGAAACCGGCGGCTTCAGGCTGACCGAGCCGGTGAAGGTGCCGCAGATGCAGGCGCTGGCGCAGGCCCCGAAAGCGCTGACGCAGCCCATGCCGGCCTACCCGGCCACCCTGCGAGCCCGCGCGGTGGATGGGACGGTGGCGGTGCGGTTCTATGTGGATGAGGATGGCCGGGTGCGGCTGCCCGAGGTGATCGAGGCCACCACCCCGGAGTTTGCCGACGCCGCGCTCGCCGCGGTGTCGCAGTGGCGCTACGAACCACCGCAAGATGGTGGGCGGCGCATCGTCGCGAGCGAGCACTGGCAGTTCCAATTCAAGGCGAACAATTGA
- a CDS encoding MFS transporter, protein MSESRDQPTSALRVYWTAFIGLFFDCYDLYLFIYLEKVLAKEFALTAPQSGWLQFTGLAGVGLGALIFGYLADRFGRGRMMLAVFGVYVAGIAGLSLAWSYESLVAFRLLASLSLGAEWGISHTYLAERVSGERRYRFSALLQFSILGGLLAAMMSRYALPVVGWRWLFAGSIVPVVILSLIRWRGLIGEGSAVGAGLSRELDPVSGRKAPPTVTERTAGSPSLQESRASTLLQAIRENGGLFLLCFGLASLTIASGTMNVFYAKELPQSPIYTVLFWGNVAPGMLLGAWVVRRWGVARALTLYAGGLLALSAGVWFSASTRSGLVFALVLPLLNGIPFGLMGAWFNEVFGAWRTMLSGAAYNLGRILAGFAPVLITALGLHENGRYFLFSALLGLGVLGLAGVIGARQRA, encoded by the coding sequence ATGTCCGAGTCCCGCGACCAACCTACGTCAGCCCTGCGTGTCTATTGGACGGCGTTCATCGGGTTGTTCTTCGATTGCTACGACCTCTACCTCTTCATCTACCTGGAGAAGGTGCTGGCGAAGGAGTTTGCGCTGACGGCCCCGCAGAGTGGCTGGCTGCAGTTCACGGGGCTCGCCGGAGTCGGTCTGGGCGCGTTGATCTTCGGCTACCTGGCGGATCGCTTCGGCCGCGGGCGGATGATGCTGGCGGTGTTCGGCGTCTATGTGGCGGGCATTGCGGGGCTGAGCCTGGCGTGGAGCTACGAAAGCTTGGTCGCGTTCCGGTTGCTGGCGTCGCTGTCGCTCGGGGCGGAGTGGGGTATCAGCCACACCTATCTGGCGGAGCGGGTGAGCGGTGAGCGGCGGTATCGTTTTTCCGCGCTGCTGCAGTTTTCCATCTTGGGCGGGTTGCTCGCGGCGATGATGTCGCGGTATGCGCTACCGGTGGTGGGTTGGCGCTGGTTGTTTGCGGGGTCGATCGTGCCGGTGGTCATCCTGTCGCTCATCCGCTGGCGCGGACTGATCGGAGAGGGTTCGGCTGTAGGAGCGGGTTTATCCCGCGAGTTGGATCCGGTATCGGGGCGTAAAGCCCCTCCTACAGTTACTGAACGGACGGCGGGGTCGCCGTCCCTCCAGGAATCGCGTGCGAGCACGCTCCTACAGGCGATCCGCGAGAATGGGGGCCTGTTCCTGCTCTGTTTCGGTCTGGCGAGCCTGACGATCGCCAGCGGGACCATGAATGTTTTTTATGCGAAGGAGCTGCCGCAATCGCCCATCTACACGGTGCTGTTCTGGGGCAACGTCGCCCCGGGCATGCTGCTGGGCGCGTGGGTGGTGCGCCGCTGGGGCGTGGCCCGGGCCCTGACGCTTTACGCCGGCGGTTTGCTGGCCCTGTCAGCCGGGGTGTGGTTTAGCGCTTCGACGCGTTCCGGACTGGTGTTCGCCTTGGTTTTACCCCTGCTCAACGGGATTCCGTTCGGACTGATGGGGGCGTGGTTCAACGAGGTTTTTGGGGCCTGGCGAACCATGCTTTCCGGCGCCGCCTACAACCTCGGGCGCATCCTCGCCGGTTTCGCGCCGGTGCTGATCACGGCGCTCGGCCTGCACGAAAACGGGCGGTATTTCCTCTTCAGCGCCCTCTTGGGGCTGGGGGTGCTGGGATTAGCCGGCGTTATTGGTGCGCGGCAGCGGGCCTGA
- a CDS encoding endonuclease/exonuclease/phosphatase family protein — protein sequence MRLLRLFSTISLLAVAASAAITVAAYNVENYTVADRMVDGVYRSAYPKPAKEKSALREVITSINPDILAVEEMGAQAYLDDFQRELKRAGQDFPYTVVLEAADADRHVALLSKLPFKEVRRHAKVPIRYFGKNDFVKRGVLEVIFATNEGDFSVFVVHLKSKRTERKDDPESAQQRALEAEAVRDLVLSRYPDPAKGKFMVVGDWNDTRGTRPVKAMQKRGDKVIGELAEAIDSRGQLWTHFYRREATYSRIDYLLVSPGLKPFVVPGSAKIWDGPRTADASDHRPVYLQLKLEPAK from the coding sequence TTGCGTCTTCTGCGCCTTTTTTCGACCATCAGCCTTCTGGCAGTGGCCGCCTCGGCGGCGATCACGGTCGCGGCCTACAACGTCGAGAATTACACCGTGGCCGACCGGATGGTCGATGGCGTCTACCGTTCGGCCTATCCCAAGCCCGCGAAAGAAAAATCGGCGCTGCGGGAAGTCATCACAAGCATCAACCCAGACATCCTCGCTGTCGAAGAGATGGGTGCGCAGGCTTATCTCGACGACTTCCAGCGTGAGTTGAAGCGAGCCGGACAGGACTTTCCCTACACGGTGGTGTTGGAGGCAGCCGATGCGGACCGCCACGTCGCACTATTGTCGAAGCTGCCGTTCAAGGAAGTGCGGCGGCACGCCAAAGTGCCCATCCGGTATTTCGGAAAGAATGACTTCGTGAAGCGCGGCGTGCTGGAAGTGATCTTCGCCACGAACGAAGGCGATTTCTCGGTTTTCGTCGTCCACCTCAAGAGCAAGCGCACCGAGCGGAAGGACGATCCCGAATCGGCGCAGCAGCGGGCGCTCGAGGCCGAGGCCGTGCGCGACCTGGTGTTGTCCCGCTATCCCGACCCGGCGAAAGGGAAGTTCATGGTCGTAGGCGATTGGAACGACACCCGTGGCACCCGGCCGGTGAAGGCGATGCAGAAGCGCGGCGACAAGGTGATCGGCGAGCTCGCCGAAGCGATTGACTCACGCGGTCAGCTCTGGACGCATTTCTACCGGCGCGAGGCCACCTACAGCCGGATCGACTACCTGCTGGTGTCGCCGGGACTGAAGCCGTTCGTCGTCCCGGGCAGTGCGAAAATCTGGGACGGCCCGCGCACCGCCGACGCCAGCGACCACCGCCCCGTCTACCTGCAGCTCAAACTCGAGCCGGCCAAGTGA